A window of the Cellvibrio sp. pealriver genome harbors these coding sequences:
- the fliI gene encoding flagellar protein export ATPase FliI, producing the protein MTERQSINARIRSYAPRKLAVVEPQAEGRITRSVGLTLEAVGLNVSVGRQCEIINSDNRHIEAEVVGFAGDKVFLMPVKRVEGLQPGARVVPVATQMGMRVGPHLLGRVVNGIGQPLDGKGPLIGDEFLDFNPREINPLQRHPISEPLDVGVRAINALITVGRGQRLGLMAGSGVGKSVLMGMMTRFTTADVVVVGLIGERGREVKEFIDHILGEEGLRRAVVVASPADDAPLMRLRASQLSSRIAEYYRDQGLNVLLLMDSLTRYAQAQREIALAIGEPPATKGYPPSVFAKIPQLVERAGNAAEGEGSITAFYTVLTEGDDLQDPIADSARAILDGHVVLSRRLAEEGVYPAIDVEASISRAMQNIVDDEHLKLMQRFKQLLARYQQNRDLIAIGAYTPGADPDTDLAIERFPQLRAFIQQGIKQGVRFPESVANLKAVLKPPANTKANSPLAAQHRQK; encoded by the coding sequence ATGACTGAACGCCAGTCAATCAACGCCCGTATCCGGAGCTATGCACCGCGCAAGTTAGCGGTCGTTGAGCCGCAAGCCGAGGGGCGCATTACCCGTTCAGTTGGGCTGACCTTGGAAGCGGTGGGCTTAAATGTATCGGTCGGCCGCCAATGCGAAATTATCAACAGTGACAACCGCCATATAGAGGCAGAGGTTGTGGGCTTTGCGGGCGATAAAGTGTTTTTAATGCCCGTCAAACGTGTTGAGGGTTTGCAACCCGGCGCGCGTGTTGTGCCTGTTGCAACCCAAATGGGGATGCGTGTTGGCCCGCATTTGCTGGGGCGTGTGGTGAATGGCATTGGCCAGCCTCTTGATGGCAAAGGTCCACTCATCGGTGATGAGTTTCTCGATTTTAACCCGCGTGAAATTAACCCGTTGCAACGTCACCCCATCAGCGAACCGCTGGATGTGGGGGTTCGCGCGATCAACGCGTTGATTACCGTCGGGCGAGGGCAGCGCCTTGGTTTGATGGCGGGCTCCGGTGTGGGTAAAAGTGTGTTGATGGGGATGATGACCCGTTTCACGACCGCCGATGTCGTCGTCGTGGGGTTAATTGGTGAGCGCGGCCGTGAAGTAAAAGAATTTATCGACCACATTCTGGGTGAAGAAGGCTTGCGCCGTGCAGTGGTAGTGGCATCGCCCGCCGATGATGCGCCCTTGATGCGTTTGCGCGCGTCGCAGTTGTCGAGCCGGATTGCCGAGTATTACCGCGATCAGGGTTTGAACGTTTTGTTGTTAATGGATTCGCTGACTCGCTATGCCCAGGCGCAACGTGAAATTGCTCTGGCAATTGGTGAGCCGCCTGCAACCAAAGGTTATCCGCCGTCGGTGTTTGCAAAAATCCCGCAGCTGGTGGAGCGCGCCGGTAATGCTGCGGAAGGTGAAGGTTCGATTACGGCGTTTTATACCGTATTGACGGAAGGCGATGATTTGCAAGACCCCATCGCCGATTCGGCGCGGGCCATTTTGGATGGCCATGTCGTGTTATCGCGCCGTTTGGCAGAAGAGGGGGTTTATCCTGCTATCGATGTGGAAGCGTCTATCAGCCGTGCGATGCAAAACATCGTAGACGATGAACATTTGAAGTTGATGCAGCGTTTCAAACAGCTGCTGGCGCGTTATCAGCAGAACCGGGATCTGATCGCGATTGGTGCATACACACCCGGCGCTGACCCGGATACGGATCTGGCGATTGAGCGTTTTCCGCAATTGCGCGCTTTTATCCAGCAGGGAATCAAGCAGGGGGTTCGTTTTCCTGAGTCGGTTGCCAATCTTAAAGCAGTGCTCAAACCACCGGCCAATACCAAGGCCAATAGTCCATTAGCGGCGCAACATCGGCAAAAATGA
- the fliJ gene encoding flagellar export protein FliJ has translation MAVSRAKRMQVVLTLAVRQEDDAAKKLSQFREQLAQEERQLADLRDYAAQYLQAQSALREGVLAHELINYSSFINRLNEACREQEAKVARFLAMQENLLKQWRIKHQKRKSIEDLIVRLEHEDNLILEKRLQKELDDLTSQQLQRQSDAGS, from the coding sequence ATGGCGGTATCCCGCGCTAAACGTATGCAGGTGGTACTGACTCTGGCGGTGCGCCAGGAGGACGATGCCGCCAAAAAGCTGAGCCAATTTCGCGAGCAGTTGGCGCAGGAGGAGCGCCAGCTAGCGGACTTGCGTGATTATGCGGCGCAATATTTGCAGGCACAAAGTGCCTTGCGTGAAGGCGTACTGGCTCACGAACTGATCAATTACAGCAGTTTTATTAATCGCTTGAATGAGGCATGCCGGGAGCAAGAGGCCAAAGTTGCCCGTTTTTTGGCGATGCAGGAAAACCTGCTCAAGCAGTGGCGGATCAAGCACCAGAAGCGGAAATCGATTGAAGATCTGATTGTCCGCTTGGAGCACGAAGATAACCTGATATTGGAAAAACGCTTGCAAAAAGAACTGGATGACCTGACCTCGCAGCAGCTGCAACGTCAGTCAGATGCAGGCTCGTAA